The Muricauda sp. SCSIO 65647 genome includes a region encoding these proteins:
- a CDS encoding gliding motility-associated C-terminal domain-containing protein, which translates to MRPIFPNRILQLVVACMFFGAQVNAQTLNQPTPAPNPNIGSSQPWEEACASESFNEWFVSFNWDPPLVNGDNEFILELSDGDGNFGSPTELARVGDDNIDFEVLFQFGLPIDTRGENYRMRVRSTSPAMTSPVSDAFVMYYIDFRDRIFISQDGNGTIPGTINLCDGNSIVLEPHNVPNADTYRYNWYRSGTLLSETSESLTVSEAGMYYTRIDYGSCSGTAFTDSQIIEITTGTSQGIAIDPPAKTALCPGETETLQANITGTGLTYTWYKDGTAITSPTVDDDFYVVDATVSGFEGDYQVEISGTGICQERSAAVTMTNASNFTVTRDNDATVVILPSQTITLSVSTTASTPTYQWYKDGAPLAGETNSTLQVSDVGAYFARVTESGGACAASPVDSETTNVVAPDSFEFIVDYATSYTSCESTDVTLGLIQINAVALDGSKTDVTTAMQSTFTYQWTRDGSDVSGETSSSLIVANNTDNGSYVLNGTASTYNATSNTLAVQLRSSETIAINSTATVVCQGGDTVVLTTGRDLSGETFEWHRNGADTGSGDTDFTVTQSGVYRLMVDIDGCMVPSNEITINDFDDSQLVLDNENNIVIREGESTTVTATGADTYEWYGANNELISNSDRATFSEEGDYMLFASIGDCEAVRQLTIEFQDNFRVPNVVTANGDGINDLWVLPNTYSRRSDVTVTIYNEKGQEVLNVNDYQNNWPQSSTSFSEQNMVFYYKIRKENQTLKQGTITIIR; encoded by the coding sequence ATGAGACCTATTTTTCCAAATCGTATTCTACAATTGGTCGTTGCCTGTATGTTCTTCGGAGCTCAGGTGAACGCCCAGACATTGAACCAACCTACACCTGCCCCCAATCCTAATATAGGCAGTAGCCAGCCTTGGGAAGAAGCCTGTGCCTCAGAAAGTTTTAACGAGTGGTTTGTAAGCTTCAATTGGGACCCTCCCCTTGTCAACGGCGATAATGAGTTCATACTCGAACTTTCAGATGGCGACGGAAATTTTGGCTCGCCAACCGAACTTGCACGGGTCGGTGATGATAATATCGACTTCGAGGTGCTGTTCCAATTTGGCTTGCCGATCGATACACGGGGCGAAAACTACCGAATGAGGGTCAGAAGTACCAGCCCAGCAATGACCAGTCCGGTTTCCGATGCCTTTGTGATGTACTACATTGACTTCAGGGATCGCATATTCATAAGCCAAGACGGTAACGGCACCATACCGGGTACTATCAACCTCTGTGATGGAAATTCAATAGTTCTCGAGCCGCATAATGTGCCCAATGCCGATACTTATCGGTATAATTGGTACCGCAGTGGTACGCTATTGTCCGAAACAAGTGAAAGCCTAACGGTCTCTGAAGCCGGAATGTACTATACCAGGATCGACTACGGAAGTTGTTCTGGTACGGCATTCACAGACTCGCAGATCATAGAGATCACCACGGGAACCAGTCAGGGCATCGCCATCGATCCACCTGCTAAGACCGCTCTTTGCCCCGGTGAGACCGAAACCCTACAAGCCAACATTACGGGTACGGGCCTTACCTACACTTGGTACAAAGATGGTACGGCCATCACCAGCCCTACCGTTGATGACGATTTTTATGTTGTCGATGCCACCGTTTCAGGGTTTGAGGGAGATTATCAAGTTGAAATATCAGGCACGGGAATTTGTCAAGAACGTTCGGCCGCGGTCACCATGACCAATGCCAGCAACTTTACCGTTACCCGCGATAACGACGCTACCGTCGTCATACTACCATCGCAGACCATTACCCTGTCGGTCTCTACAACGGCGAGTACGCCAACGTATCAATGGTACAAAGATGGTGCCCCTCTCGCTGGGGAAACCAATAGCACATTGCAGGTATCGGATGTCGGAGCATACTTCGCGCGCGTTACTGAAAGCGGTGGTGCTTGTGCGGCCTCACCTGTTGATTCAGAAACCACCAATGTGGTGGCGCCTGATTCATTCGAGTTCATCGTCGACTATGCCACTTCATATACGTCGTGCGAATCGACAGATGTGACCCTAGGCCTTATACAAATCAATGCCGTAGCCTTAGATGGCAGCAAAACCGATGTCACGACAGCCATGCAATCGACCTTTACCTATCAATGGACAAGGGATGGAAGTGATGTCTCTGGAGAAACCAGTAGCTCGCTCATCGTTGCCAACAATACTGACAATGGCAGTTACGTGCTGAACGGAACGGCAAGCACCTACAATGCTACCTCAAATACTTTGGCCGTTCAATTACGATCTTCTGAAACCATTGCCATTAACAGTACGGCCACTGTGGTTTGCCAAGGAGGTGATACCGTGGTACTGACCACTGGCAGGGATTTGAGCGGAGAAACCTTCGAATGGCACAGAAACGGTGCTGATACCGGTTCGGGCGATACCGATTTTACGGTCACACAATCAGGGGTATATCGATTGATGGTCGATATCGATGGTTGTATGGTGCCCTCTAACGAAATTACCATCAATGATTTTGATGACTCGCAATTGGTACTTGACAATGAGAACAACATCGTAATTCGTGAGGGTGAGTCCACTACCGTAACGGCAACCGGTGCCGATACCTACGAGTGGTATGGTGCCAACAACGAATTGATCAGTAATTCTGACCGTGCGACCTTTTCAGAAGAGGGTGATTATATGTTGTTCGCCAGTATTGGCGATTGTGAGGCCGTGCGCCAACTCACCATAGAATTTCAAGACAACTTTAGAGTGCCCAATGTGGTCACTGCCAACGGCGACGGCATCAATGACCTTTGGGTGTTGCCCAATACATATTCAAGAAGGTCTGATGTGACCGTTACCATATATAATGAAAAAGGACAGGAAGTTCTGAACGTCAATGACTATCAGAACAATTGGCCACAGTCGAGTACTTCGTTCTCAGAGCAGAACATGGTATTCTACTATAAGATCAGAAAAGAAAACCAAACGCTGAAACAAGGAACCATTACAATAATCCGATAG
- a CDS encoding type IX secretion system membrane protein PorP/SprF — MYKKVLPLVLISLFFTGLSQAQEESPAVTYSAPSQNLLKFNRFLINPTFSTVREDKSYINLFHRNQSVSFDDNFQTYFLSYSGRIGDRSGVGLSLYTQREGIFNNFGVLANYAYGVKLSEKSNFTFGANFSYYNSGLDQGRANSLDPNDPLLGQDNSTLILFQPGFNLSFGRFDIGAFAENLFDYNLKTNESNTEFSEKTYSAHLQYTHQFENASGIFEQGRLLPLARVRKVGEDDISLGGGLIMDLPKLGWLQAGYDELFGASAGVGFNLNKRISLGYTMEKGLDNDLDNLGLTHEISLAYSFTPTLTEDRVMLEKEDDLVSIEEEETPIEELSLTEKDMKIAELEKKLAENDAILDELLFRQDSLEKNRQRDLERRFENVMRLVRRETQGKRPELEKQAKEMYLANMDSADIPKKALVEPLANHGLTNNTSAKKIIKLKDTKTPVSTTPAVAREVSKKDNIRYKKKSRNFKPFTIPNVQTGHYLIANVYRGTKYMNKFIDKLRAQGIEADYFQNPKNGLNYVYLKGYSNKQDAINAYRTKMNGQYQGDTWVMRVTGDYDNTQYANNDDKKSKYDDSALQQNVINENQGAPASPQNGVTYKTYNVDGLGSGFYIIANVFEKPSNANRFVKELNAKGLSASYFINPENNYRYVYLKKHNEWTNALISYYSKLNNQYHDQMWIMRVKPNHIS, encoded by the coding sequence ATGTACAAAAAAGTATTGCCCTTAGTGCTCATATCGCTCTTCTTCACAGGCCTTTCGCAGGCCCAGGAAGAAAGCCCCGCTGTGACCTACAGTGCCCCTTCGCAAAATCTGTTGAAGTTCAATAGGTTCTTGATAAATCCGACCTTTTCGACGGTTCGGGAAGATAAGTCGTACATCAATCTATTTCATAGAAACCAATCGGTATCTTTTGATGACAACTTTCAGACCTATTTTTTGAGCTACAGTGGTAGAATAGGAGATAGGAGCGGTGTCGGTCTGAGCCTATATACCCAACGAGAAGGCATTTTCAACAATTTTGGTGTATTGGCCAACTATGCCTACGGAGTGAAGCTCAGCGAAAAAAGCAATTTTACCTTTGGGGCAAACTTTTCGTACTATAACAGTGGTCTTGACCAAGGTCGCGCCAATTCACTCGACCCCAATGATCCCTTATTGGGGCAAGACAACAGCACCCTGATATTGTTCCAACCGGGATTCAATCTTTCTTTTGGGCGTTTCGACATTGGTGCATTTGCCGAAAACCTTTTTGATTACAACCTAAAAACAAACGAATCGAACACCGAATTCAGCGAAAAGACATATTCAGCACACTTACAATATACCCATCAGTTTGAAAATGCTTCGGGCATTTTTGAACAGGGTAGGTTATTACCCTTGGCCAGGGTCAGAAAAGTGGGTGAAGATGACATTTCTTTAGGTGGGGGCCTTATCATGGACCTTCCAAAGCTAGGCTGGTTACAAGCGGGCTATGATGAACTTTTCGGCGCTTCGGCCGGTGTGGGCTTCAACCTCAACAAAAGAATCTCATTGGGCTATACCATGGAAAAGGGATTAGACAATGATTTGGACAACCTGGGCCTTACCCATGAAATTTCATTGGCCTATTCGTTCACCCCAACATTGACCGAAGACCGCGTCATGCTCGAGAAAGAAGATGATCTGGTCAGCATCGAAGAGGAAGAAACCCCTATTGAAGAACTTTCTTTGACCGAGAAAGACATGAAAATCGCTGAGCTGGAAAAAAAGTTGGCCGAAAACGATGCCATATTGGATGAGTTGCTCTTCAGACAAGATTCTTTGGAAAAGAACCGACAGCGTGATTTGGAAAGACGCTTTGAAAATGTGATGCGATTGGTGCGCCGTGAGACACAGGGCAAAAGACCAGAACTCGAAAAACAGGCCAAAGAAATGTATCTCGCCAATATGGATAGTGCCGATATCCCTAAAAAAGCTTTGGTCGAACCCTTGGCCAACCATGGTCTGACCAACAATACCTCGGCAAAAAAAATCATCAAACTCAAAGACACAAAAACTCCCGTAAGCACAACACCAGCAGTAGCGCGTGAGGTTTCCAAAAAAGATAACATTCGGTATAAAAAGAAGAGCAGAAACTTCAAGCCCTTCACTATCCCCAATGTACAGACCGGGCATTACTTGATTGCCAATGTGTACCGTGGTACAAAATACATGAACAAGTTCATTGACAAGTTAAGGGCCCAAGGTATTGAGGCCGATTACTTTCAAAATCCGAAGAACGGTTTGAACTATGTCTATTTGAAGGGTTATAGCAACAAGCAAGACGCCATCAACGCCTATCGAACAAAAATGAATGGCCAGTATCAAGGTGATACCTGGGTAATGAGGGTAACGGGTGATTACGACAATACCCAATATGCCAACAACGACGATAAAAAATCAAAATACGACGATAGTGCACTTCAACAAAACGTAATCAACGAAAACCAGGGGGCGCCTGCTTCCCCACAAAATGGGGTGACTTATAAAACATACAATGTTGATGGCCTTGGATCGGGTTTCTATATCATCGCCAATGTTTTTGAAAAACCATCGAATGCCAACCGCTTTGTAAAAGAGTTGAATGCCAAGGGGCTAAGCGCAAGTTATTTCATCAATCCGGAGAACAATTACCGGTACGTGTACCTGAAAAAGCACAATGAATGGACGAACGCCCTTATATCATACTACTCAAAACTGAACAATCAATACCATGATCAAATGTGGATCATGCGTGTCAAACCAAACCACATTAGCTAA
- a CDS encoding glutamine--tRNA ligase/YqeY domain fusion protein, translating into MGKEEKSLNFIEHIIEDDLKEGYSRDQLRFRFPPEPNGYLHVGHASAICLNFGLGLRYDAPVNLRFDDTNPTKEEQEFVDAIKKDVKWLGFQWDNECYASDYFQQLYDWAVGLIKEGKAYVDSQTSEEMADQKGAPTEPGTESPYRNRSIEENLRLFEGMKNGEFGEGEHVLRAKIDMTSPNMLMRDPILYRVLHKAHHRTNTNWCIYPMYDWAHGQGDYIEQVSHSLCTLEFLPHRELYDWCLDRLVSNDKLRPKQREFARRNLSHTVVSKRKLSKLVEEGVVSGWNDPRMPTISGMRRRGYTPEAIRNFADTIGIAKRDNVVDVSLLEFHVRDHLNQIAPRVMAVLDPLKVVITNYPEGEEEWLDAENNPEDESAGHRKIPFSRELYIEKEDFREQANRKFFRLKLGGEVRLKNGYIIKAESCTKDDDGDITEVQCTYDPKSKSGSGTEESLRKVKGTLHWVSIKHAVTAEVRMYDRLFNDPTPDGHKDKDFMEFVNPDSLKKVMGHLEPSLKEAIPGDRFQFQRLGYFNVDVDSTSDQLVFNRTVPLRDTWAKVEAIKG; encoded by the coding sequence ATGGGCAAAGAGGAAAAATCGTTGAATTTCATAGAGCATATCATTGAGGACGATCTGAAGGAAGGGTACTCCCGTGACCAGTTGCGTTTTCGTTTTCCGCCAGAACCAAACGGCTATCTGCACGTGGGCCATGCCAGTGCAATTTGCCTGAATTTCGGACTCGGATTGCGATATGATGCCCCCGTGAACCTACGGTTCGATGATACCAACCCGACAAAGGAAGAACAAGAATTTGTCGATGCCATCAAGAAAGATGTCAAATGGCTTGGCTTTCAGTGGGATAACGAATGCTATGCCTCCGATTATTTTCAACAGCTGTACGATTGGGCCGTCGGATTGATCAAAGAGGGCAAGGCCTATGTTGACAGCCAGACCTCTGAAGAAATGGCCGACCAAAAGGGCGCGCCGACCGAACCGGGCACCGAAAGCCCCTATCGAAACCGCTCTATTGAAGAAAACCTACGGTTGTTCGAGGGCATGAAAAACGGTGAATTCGGTGAGGGCGAGCATGTGTTGCGCGCCAAGATCGATATGACCTCGCCCAATATGCTGATGCGCGACCCAATTCTGTATCGCGTATTGCACAAAGCGCACCACCGCACAAATACCAATTGGTGTATTTATCCGATGTACGACTGGGCGCACGGTCAGGGCGATTATATCGAACAAGTGTCACATTCACTGTGCACCTTGGAGTTTTTGCCCCACCGCGAGCTGTACGATTGGTGTTTAGACCGATTGGTATCAAATGATAAATTACGACCCAAGCAGCGAGAATTCGCCCGTAGAAACCTTAGTCATACCGTGGTCAGCAAGCGAAAGTTGTCGAAACTGGTCGAAGAGGGCGTGGTGAGCGGTTGGAACGATCCCCGTATGCCGACCATCTCGGGTATGCGCCGCAGGGGGTACACCCCAGAGGCCATCCGTAATTTTGCCGATACCATTGGCATTGCCAAACGAGACAATGTGGTCGATGTGTCATTGTTGGAGTTTCATGTGCGCGATCACCTCAACCAGATCGCCCCGAGGGTAATGGCTGTGCTCGACCCCCTGAAAGTGGTCATCACCAATTATCCAGAAGGGGAAGAAGAATGGCTCGATGCCGAAAACAATCCCGAAGATGAATCGGCGGGGCATAGAAAAATACCCTTTTCAAGAGAACTCTATATCGAGAAAGAAGATTTTCGTGAACAGGCCAACCGCAAGTTCTTTCGATTGAAATTGGGCGGTGAGGTACGCTTGAAGAACGGCTATATCATCAAGGCCGAGAGCTGCACCAAAGACGATGACGGCGATATCACTGAGGTGCAATGCACCTATGACCCCAAAAGCAAAAGCGGCAGCGGCACCGAAGAAAGCCTTCGAAAAGTGAAGGGCACCTTGCACTGGGTGTCCATCAAGCATGCCGTTACCGCCGAAGTGCGCATGTACGACCGTTTGTTCAATGACCCCACACCCGATGGGCATAAAGACAAAGATTTCATGGAATTCGTGAATCCTGACTCCCTCAAAAAAGTAATGGGGCATCTCGAGCCTAGCTTAAAAGAGGCCATACCTGGCGACCGATTCCAGTTTCAGCGACTGGGGTACTTCAATGTCGACGTGGATTCCACTTCTGACCAATTGGTTTTCAACCGCACCGTGCCGCTTCGTGATACGTGGGCGAAAGTAGAAGCAATAAAGGGTTAG